The window TATAAGAGGATAATCTGTCTTGAAATCAGAAAAGAAACGATCATTAAAATTTTCTACTATTCCGTTGGATATTACAATTCCATCCTTCTTCAATCTTCTTTCCTTTTCTTCAACTCCCAGTGCATACTTTCCAACTCTCCTGTCAGTATGAACAACCCTGTAGCATGGAACTCCTTCCGGGTCTGAATTGATAGAAAGCATATATCCCACTGCCCTTGCTGCCCTGATATCGCCAAGAGCCCTTGCAAGTTCCCCATAAGTTGTAATATATCCATCCGGTATCTGTTTCACCAGACTGTAAAAATATTCATAGAGATTTATATGTGTATATTTTAATTGCATGGTTTTTCATGTATCACGGCTATAAATTCTTATTGAAATATAATAATTCATGTAAAGAATTATTTACTCATAAACTTTATATTTTAAGCATCCATTACCTTATCAATGTTTGAATCTTTCTTCTATAGGGTTGGAAAGTATGTTAAAAGGAACAAGAAAAAGGTACTTGTATTCTGGATTATAGCCTTTTTACTCATGGCATATCCGGCAACCCTTATATTTACCGATACATCCTATAATCTTACCAATTCACTTGTTACAAAAAATTCTCAGTCTTCCAAGGCCAATGACATACTTACATCACAGTTCAACAGTTCTTCAGATCCTTCCATAATCATTGTATCCAACGGCACCTCAATTGATAACCTGACAATTAGCAGGGATATGATGGAATTCCAGCATTCCATGGCAGCTTACCTTAAAAGCATAAATGTTGGGTATAATGGAACCACCAGCATTTTCACAGTTGAAAATAAAACTTTAATGGGCTATTCAAATAGCACTTATAAACTGGAAAATGCAACTAAGTTCTTAATTCAGTATACTGCTTCTAATCTTAGCAAGACGCAAAGTATACCGGATGCTATCGCTAATATAACACAAACCTCACCGTACAAATCCTCGTTTATATCCATACTTGGTGAACTTTTCCCTAAATCTGTTTCCAACCAAACACTTTTTGAACAAAACGTATATAAATTCGTAGCGACTATAAATTCTACAATAGTTCCAGTTTTAAACAATAAAATAAGTTTTAATAGCGCTGTAGAAAACTACACTGTAAGCCTTGTCAACTCGAGCCAGGTATATTTAATCAATAATGCCAAACCTCTGGCAAATCCCCTCATAAGGATCAATGTACCATATTTCTCAAATTACCTCTTTTCTCTTTACAATAACAGTGGGAAAAATTACCATGAGTTTGTGAGTTCAATAATGAATAATACAGCGTATAACCAGTATCCTATTCTGCCATCCTCATACGCATCCTCATCCCTTATAAATCCAGGAAATTCAACACTTATAATGATATTTGATTATAAAACAAACATTACAGCTGCACAGCAGTCACATATAGAATCCATGGAAAAAACATACAGTTCAAAGATTTCTAACAGTTCTTATTATCTTGCGGGATCAACAGTTGCAAATAACCAGCTTGCTAGTGAGTCCATACATGGCCTTATAGTTGCACTGATAATCGGTATAATAATATCCATATTCATAGTCGGCATATTTTTCAGGTCACCGGTTGCCGCCTTCCTACCATTCCTGATATTCGTGTTTTCATCCGTTATAGCAGCAGGAATAAACGGGCTTCTTTATAAATATGTGTTCCATACAACGATTTCGTTTATAACGCCCACGCTTTTACTCATATTAATTCTTGGTATAGCCTCAGATTATTCTGTTTACATACTGGCCAGATACCGCAGCGAGGTAAGGGCAAAAAATCCGGACGCGATTCCAGAATCCTCTAAATGGGCCGGGCATGCGGTATTTACATCTGGAACCACAGTGGCTATTTCATATATTATACTGTGGATATCAAATATACCAATATTCAGTGACGCAGGCCTTACCAATGCAATAGCAGCTGTGGTAACGATCATACTTGGCAATACATTTTTGATCGCCATACTGGCACAGTGGGGAAAGAAGGCCTACTGGCCCCATAAGCTTGAGGAGAACAGGAAACTTCCATTTGAAAAATCCATGGAGAAGGTGGCACATGCTGCCCTTAACAACAAGAAGAAAATAATAGTTATCCTTCTTATAGTGGCCCTTGGTGCACTCTTCATATATTCAACAACGCCAACAAACATGGATGTTTTCGAGCTTATACCTGCAAGCAGTGGTGTCCAGGCAACAACTGTAATAAACAGCTCACTGCATTATGATTTATTCGATCCAGCATATGTTATGGTTAATTTCACATCCCCTATCATGTATACAAACAGTACCGGTGCCCTGCAGTTTAACAGTACAGAATATAATCAGACACTTGCCATGGAGGACAATCTTGTTGATTCTCCATACGTTCACAGTATTTCTGGCCCTGGCTATCCATATGAAAAAAGGGTAAATTACACAGACCTGCAATCACCGCTTTATGGCAATGAATACAAAAGCCAGACTGCCACATATATAGGACATAATAATAATAGATCTGTGGAAATAGTGGTTTATCTTTCCAATGTGGCATGGAGCAACCCATCAGCAAATTTTGTTAATAAGATGCCATCCATTGTGTCTAATGTGGCCGGGCCTTCAGATTACAAGGCATACGTGGGCGGCACAACAGAATACCTTAACAATGCATATTCCTTTACATCACATTCCTTTGATAACATGGTTCCACTTCTTGGAATAACAATTTTCATAATACTGCTCATACAGCTCGCATCGGCACTTACCCCTGTAAGGCTGATACTCATGGTTATGGCCGCTGTCATGATGGCCCTCTCAATCACATATATAATATTCTACTATATTCTGCATCTGCCTGTAATAATATTCCTGCCACTGTTTGTCTTCATTACACTGCTGGCTGTTGGCCTGGATTATGATATATTCATGATTACAAAGGTCCAGGAAAACATCATGAAGGGGATGAAGAACGATGATGCCATAAAAAATTCTATAATAGAAAATGGTGGGGTAATAATCACCCTTGGTTCACTGCTCTTTGCAACATTTGGTGCCCTCTACTTCAGTGGACTGGGCATTATAGAGGAGATAGGGGTTGGCCTTGCACTTGGCGTCTTAATAGATACATTCGTGAGCTGGATGTTCTTCGTTCCTGTAATTATGGCTGTAATGAATAAGTATAACTGGTGGCCATCAAAGATTGGAAATGAGGTAACTTCCAAGGAAAAATAATTATAGGTTGCGGGATTACGGTAATATGAAAACATTCCTTAAGGTGATATTTAATAGCGAGGGTACAAAACCCAGTGAAGTAGTAGGTAGATTAAGGTCGCTGGGATTTTCCCTAATAAAAGGAGAACAGGATATGGTATATAACTGGCCTGATTCAGCAACAGCAGACGATGCCATATGGTTCGCAGATAAAATTCAGGCAACGCTTCAGGGTTTTAACGTTTATTTTGAACTTGAAACAATGGATTAATTTATTTCTCCTCTTTATCTAAAGGTATCCTCCTTATATTGCCGCAGTAGGGGCAGTGGATCAAGACCATTTTATTTTTCACCTTTACAGATATATTTCTATACGGGGTTTTGCAAATCTTGCAGTACATTCTTTTTATATTTTTATCAACTGTTATGTTCATTCTCATTCCTATTTTTTCCATAATTTTTATATAGCGCCTGGAGAGTTCAATATTATCAGTTTTCATTGCCTCTGAAAATAAGGTGTTGATTCTTTCCAGTGAAATGTTTATCAGCATTCTATCTTTCATTTCCTATAAATATTTATTAGCATTATAAATATTGCCAATTATGATTAAAATTACGGTCCTGGACGTGGACGGAACAATAACTGACCAGAACAGGGTACTGAACCCTGAGGCTGTTTCCTGTATCGCAAATGGAATTAAGAAAGGACTCAAATTTTCCCTGATAAGCGGTAATGTAATCCCTGTAATGTACGGGTTGAGAACCTTTCTCGGGATAAACGGCCCTGTCTTCGGGGAAAATGGTGGCATTATGTATTATAATAGCACTATTGAGAAATTTTTCGATAAATCCAGGCCATTCAGATTTCTTGAATATATTTCAAAGAAATCCTCAGCTGTGCCATATTTTACAAACCAGTGGAGGGAGACCTCAGCTGCATTTTCCATGAATCCGGAGGATGAATCTCTTGTTAGCAGTGAGGCTGCTAGATGGGATCTGGAAATAGTTAACAGTAAATTTACATGGCATATAATGAATAGAAATCAGAACAAGGGCTATGCAGTTGAAATGATAAGGAAAATGCTCAATATAGAATGGGATGAAATCCTTGTTGTTGGCGATTCAGACAACGATAACGCAATGTTCCAGCTGCCTGTACACAAGGCCTGTCCATTTAACGCCACCGATTCTATAAAGTCCATGAGCGATTATGTCTCAAAAAAATCATATGGCTATGAAATAAAGGACGTAATGAATCAATTCGGTTTATCCTAGAAGTTTAAAGGTCATTTACATACTTTCCGGTCCTATCATTTACCAGTTCCCTGTTCTCTATAACTGATTCGCCCCTGATTATCACATTATCAGGAAAAATTGCATCAAATCCATTAAATGGTGAACCGGGATTTTTAGAGTGCAGCCTGTAATCATTTATTCTTTCCATGGAAGAGAAATCAACGGAAATAAAGTCAGCGTAGTTCCCTGTATCTATTTCTCCCTTTTTCAGGTTGAACATCCTTGCGGGATTCAGTATGCAGGTTTTATAAAATATCTCAAATGGGACAATTTTTTTCTGAACCAGTGCCAGTATAAGTGGAACCCTGGTTTCAACTCCTATAATGCCAGATCTGGCAAATTCAAATTCGCCCTTGTCACCCTGAACATGTGGTGCATGGTCAGATGAAACCACGGCAAAACTTCCGACAGCATAATTATGCAACAGGTCCATCTGTGTTTCAGGGGATCTCAGTGGTGGGTTTACCTTTCCATATGAGCCCAGGGGCATATCATAATTCAGGAGAAGGTGGTGCGGGGTAACCTCCTTTGTATACGGTGTATCAATAAAATGTGTCATATGTGTAATTACGCCCTTATTGAAGCCCATAGCTGTAGCGTTTTTTACTGCCACATTCTCACATTCCTCAGGCCTTATAGCAGAGTATTCTTTTAGGTTCCTGGCCATTCCATTGTGGCTTCCAAGGCATTTTCCATCCTCTGCATGAAAAACTACCGGTATATTCATTGCATTTACAGATTCAATGCCCGATTCACTGAAACTGGACGTGCCTGATGCATTGGTTGTTTCTCCCATGTAAATTTTGATCCCGGAGGACTCCTTTGAAATAATCTGTGCATTGTTTCCGGTAAACATTGAATATAGGCCGAAATCACAGAAAGCCTTTCTCCTCACAATTTCGAGTTTATCACTGTATGCTGAATAATTATCTATCTTTACCCTGTTATTGGGCATGTCGAAAATCGTTGAGGTTCCACCATATACTGCGGATATTGTCCCTGTTGCAAAATCCTCCTTGTCTGTTTCTCCCGGGTCCCTGAAATGTACATGTGTATCGGTGCCTGCAGGCATTACTGCATGTTTCAGGATTTTCCTTTCCCCTGCTATATGTTTTTTAATTCCTGCAATAATCCCATTATTAACGCCGATATCAAGTTCCTGAAATGAACCCCTGTAAAGGAATCTTCCAGAAAATACCTGGTCATACATGGAAGGTTATTGCCGGTGGATTAAAATATATTCCGCTTCAGAGCGAAATAGTTATATTAACAGTCTAAATAAGTAATAATGAAAGAAAGGAGAATATTTGACTATGTTAGAAATGTTGATTCCATACTGGTTATGAATGGAGGGGAAAACCAGATAGACAAGACCTTTTTTTATCTTACAGGAGCAAAATCAGGTATATTTGAGGGTTCACTTCTTCATGTTAAGCCTGAAAAGGTAACTATTATCACATCTGCCCTTGAGGAGGAAGCTGCCAGGGAGACGGGCCTTGATGTCATTGTTTATAAAAATGCAAAGGACAGGGATGAAATAGTAAAAAATACTTTCAAAAACGATGTAAATGTTGGCCTTAATTATTCGGCACTCACACTTGACCTCTATAAACAGCTGATGAAACTGATACCTGACAAGGAATTCATTGATGTCTCCCAGTCTATAGATGAGGCCAGGAAAATAAAAGAAGAAAGTGAATTAAAGGATATAAGGGAGGCTGCTAAAATTGCCAGTGATTCATTTGAAGATTTTACAAAAACACTCCGTGAAGGCATGACAGAATCGGAACTTGCTGCCAATATAGTTTATGCCATGATGAAAAATGGGGCATCAGGAGAATCATTCAAAACAATTGTTGCCTTCGGAAAAAATTCTGCCATACCACATTACTCCCCTGGAAATGCAAAACTCAAGAAAAATGACTTTGTATTAATGGATTACGGAGCCCTGTACAACCGTTACTGCTCCGATACAACAAGAACCGTGGTGTTTGGGAGGGCAGATGAAAAGCAGAGAGATATATATGAAACAGTTAGGCTTGCACAGGCAGAGAGCAAGAAAGCCCTTACCGCCATGGCTAACGGCAAGGATATAGATAAAATAGCCCGTGACATCATAGACAGCAAGTATCCGGGGCGGTTCATACATGGGCTGGGGCACGGAGTAGGCCTTGACGTTCATGACCATCCCGCCCTCTCTCCTACTTTAGATTTCATTCTGAAGCCAAACATGGTTGTTACAGATGAGCCAGGGATATATATCCCAGGATTTGGCGGTGTTAGGATAGAGGACGACATAATAATCAAAAAGAATGGCCATGAGGAAATAACCACTGCAACCAGAGACCTTCTGGAACTGTAGAAATGATAACCTCTAATTTTTTTGTTGATTTTAAATTTATAGAAAATTCCCGTAAAATAGACGATACTGTAAATTCACTGGATCTGGATGACAGGAGATCCGTAAGGGAGGCTCTAGATTATTTGAATGGGCTCATAAGAAAATACAGTGAGGAAGAAGCATATAGCATTACCCTTGGCAAGAAGGCATTTGCCATAGTTATGTGGATGCTTCGCTACATAAATGAAAACGGGCTAACATCCAGATTTGTGATAACACAGAGGGACGTTTTCGAAAAAGAACTGCACAGGATTTCAAGGGAAGATAATGAAAACATTATTTTCTACTGTGATAGTGCCGGCATAGATGCAGTTGTAGAAGGCAACAGCTTCATAATACCATTTGATTTCTTTATCAAGAATAATAGAAAATTATCCGGTTATAAATACAGGCTCATCTACCAGAAATTGAAAAATGGTACCATAAATGTTACAAAGGAACAGTTTATACATCTCCTTAGGGAGGACTTTGTGGTAAAAATAATGGGCATATACGGTGCAATGTCCGCAGGTGATTCACAGAATATATTCAGGAAATACATAGACCAGCTGGATCAAATAAAAAACGAATTCCTAGAAATCAAGGCAAAAAGCACAATATCACTGGGGGATGTGGATTTTACAATGTTTCCTCCCTGTATTAAAACATATATTACACAGATGAGAGACGGAGAAAATCTCGCACATCTAGCCAGATTTACACTTGTTAGCTTCCTTCACAATGCAGGCATGACGAATGAGGATATGATATCCCTTTTTAGAACTGTTCCGGACTTCAAAGAAGATTTGACCACTTATCAGGTAAACCATATTACCGGAATAATTTCTGGTACGGAGTATTCTCCACCGAAGTGCGCCACATTGAAATCAAACCATTTATGTTTCATGGGTAACGACCCACTATGCCCGAAAATTAAACACCCAATGCAATACTATGAATATAAAAAGAAATACTCGGGCAAACATAGGTCGCATAGTTAACATGTCCATTATACCCATTGTAAACCAAAGCCTTAAAGCCATTCCCTGTAGACTATTCTCTTGCTTTACCGCACCATTTATCCGCTGGGC of the Ferroplasma sp. genome contains:
- a CDS encoding ribonuclease P, whose protein sequence is MKDRMLINISLERINTLFSEAMKTDNIELSRRYIKIMEKIGMRMNITVDKNIKRMYCKICKTPYRNISVKVKNKMVLIHCPYCGNIRRIPLDKEEK
- a CDS encoding DNA primase large subunit PriL, which gives rise to MITSNFFVDFKFIENSRKIDDTVNSLDLDDRRSVREALDYLNGLIRKYSEEEAYSITLGKKAFAIVMWMLRYINENGLTSRFVITQRDVFEKELHRISREDNENIIFYCDSAGIDAVVEGNSFIIPFDFFIKNNRKLSGYKYRLIYQKLKNGTINVTKEQFIHLLREDFVVKIMGIYGAMSAGDSQNIFRKYIDQLDQIKNEFLEIKAKSTISLGDVDFTMFPPCIKTYITQMRDGENLAHLARFTLVSFLHNAGMTNEDMISLFRTVPDFKEDLTTYQVNHITGIISGTEYSPPKCATLKSNHLCFMGNDPLCPKIKHPMQYYEYKKKYSGKHRSHS
- a CDS encoding phosphoglycolate phosphatase, whose translation is MIKITVLDVDGTITDQNRVLNPEAVSCIANGIKKGLKFSLISGNVIPVMYGLRTFLGINGPVFGENGGIMYYNSTIEKFFDKSRPFRFLEYISKKSSAVPYFTNQWRETSAAFSMNPEDESLVSSEAARWDLEIVNSKFTWHIMNRNQNKGYAVEMIRKMLNIEWDEILVVGDSDNDNAMFQLPVHKACPFNATDSIKSMSDYVSKKSYGYEIKDVMNQFGLS
- a CDS encoding aminopeptidase P family protein, with protein sequence MKERRIFDYVRNVDSILVMNGGENQIDKTFFYLTGAKSGIFEGSLLHVKPEKVTIITSALEEEAARETGLDVIVYKNAKDRDEIVKNTFKNDVNVGLNYSALTLDLYKQLMKLIPDKEFIDVSQSIDEARKIKEESELKDIREAAKIASDSFEDFTKTLREGMTESELAANIVYAMMKNGASGESFKTIVAFGKNSAIPHYSPGNAKLKKNDFVLMDYGALYNRYCSDTTRTVVFGRADEKQRDIYETVRLAQAESKKALTAMANGKDIDKIARDIIDSKYPGRFIHGLGHGVGLDVHDHPALSPTLDFILKPNMVVTDEPGIYIPGFGGVRIEDDIIIKKNGHEEITTATRDLLEL
- a CDS encoding MMPL family transporter, whose protein sequence is MFESFFYRVGKYVKRNKKKVLVFWIIAFLLMAYPATLIFTDTSYNLTNSLVTKNSQSSKANDILTSQFNSSSDPSIIIVSNGTSIDNLTISRDMMEFQHSMAAYLKSINVGYNGTTSIFTVENKTLMGYSNSTYKLENATKFLIQYTASNLSKTQSIPDAIANITQTSPYKSSFISILGELFPKSVSNQTLFEQNVYKFVATINSTIVPVLNNKISFNSAVENYTVSLVNSSQVYLINNAKPLANPLIRINVPYFSNYLFSLYNNSGKNYHEFVSSIMNNTAYNQYPILPSSYASSSLINPGNSTLIMIFDYKTNITAAQQSHIESMEKTYSSKISNSSYYLAGSTVANNQLASESIHGLIVALIIGIIISIFIVGIFFRSPVAAFLPFLIFVFSSVIAAGINGLLYKYVFHTTISFITPTLLLILILGIASDYSVYILARYRSEVRAKNPDAIPESSKWAGHAVFTSGTTVAISYIILWISNIPIFSDAGLTNAIAAVVTIILGNTFLIAILAQWGKKAYWPHKLEENRKLPFEKSMEKVAHAALNNKKKIIVILLIVALGALFIYSTTPTNMDVFELIPASSGVQATTVINSSLHYDLFDPAYVMVNFTSPIMYTNSTGALQFNSTEYNQTLAMEDNLVDSPYVHSISGPGYPYEKRVNYTDLQSPLYGNEYKSQTATYIGHNNNRSVEIVVYLSNVAWSNPSANFVNKMPSIVSNVAGPSDYKAYVGGTTEYLNNAYSFTSHSFDNMVPLLGITIFIILLIQLASALTPVRLILMVMAAVMMALSITYIIFYYILHLPVIIFLPLFVFITLLAVGLDYDIFMITKVQENIMKGMKNDDAIKNSIIENGGVIITLGSLLFATFGALYFSGLGIIEEIGVGLALGVLIDTFVSWMFFVPVIMAVMNKYNWWPSKIGNEVTSKEK
- a CDS encoding dihydroorotase; the protein is MYDQVFSGRFLYRGSFQELDIGVNNGIIAGIKKHIAGERKILKHAVMPAGTDTHVHFRDPGETDKEDFATGTISAVYGGTSTIFDMPNNRVKIDNYSAYSDKLEIVRRKAFCDFGLYSMFTGNNAQIISKESSGIKIYMGETTNASGTSSFSESGIESVNAMNIPVVFHAEDGKCLGSHNGMARNLKEYSAIRPEECENVAVKNATAMGFNKGVITHMTHFIDTPYTKEVTPHHLLLNYDMPLGSYGKVNPPLRSPETQMDLLHNYAVGSFAVVSSDHAPHVQGDKGEFEFARSGIIGVETRVPLILALVQKKIVPFEIFYKTCILNPARMFNLKKGEIDTGNYADFISVDFSSMERINDYRLHSKNPGSPFNGFDAIFPDNVIIRGESVIENRELVNDRTGKYVNDL